DNA from Trichomycterus rosablanca isolate fTriRos1 chromosome 23, fTriRos1.hap1, whole genome shotgun sequence:
CAGTATAGAAAAAATTTTCATTAAAATTATACACTTTCGACACGTAATGAATGACTTTACCTGTAGATTGTAATCCTGCAGGATTTTGACCAGGGAGTCTCTGAGATTGGGGATTTCCATTCCCTCTTTGATGCGGTGGATTAGCAGGATAGGGTCCACATGGGTTCCTATGTTATTCAGCAACCCTGTGATGAAagctaagaaaaaaaacagggtCACATAGTCAGTATTGTTTATTGTCACTGGGAATCGTTTGCTGAAATTTCAGGGTTTGAAGtgccagtggtgctatcggctggtcaggcatctacatacagacatgtggCTGGTGGAGGCGAGGGTTACCATCTAATAATTGCCAATTCCCAAGTGGCTAATTTTTTGGCTACTTGTTCCACCAATTCACTGGCTGATCTGTCATGTATCCCCATCATTGTTTGCTTTTGCTGAGGTGTTTTGTAGATTTGCAGGGGTGTTTTTGCTTTTGCTGAGGTGTTTTGTTGATTTGCAGGGGTGTTTTTACTTTTCTAGTGTTCTTTTGCTTTGCTTGGGTGTTTATAGATTTGCAGGGGTGTCTTTCATCTTTGCTGGCATCTCTGCAGTTATGAGCCACTGTCCTAAAGAGAGCTGTTTACAGCTTAAGTCCTTGTTGCTAATGAAGGTTTGTCAGTTATTACGCAGAATAGTTCACATTTTCTGGACCACGAAGGTCATAAAATAGCTTATTGAAGATAATAAAGGAGAATTTGGGTGTTATTAGTTCTGGCAGAGAATCCTTGTTGATTATTATGAAAACCTTAAACATTAGGGAACTAAATTCAGTTGCTTTCCAGAGTAGAACTGACAATTCTTTGATATCAAACCTcactaataaaaaaatgcaagcTAAAACTAGCCATACGTGGTTTATCTATGGAGTAAGAGATGAGATCCTCCCACAGTTCAGCATCATCTTGTTCCTTGGCAAACTCTATGGCTTTTTTTACGTCTCCCAGCTCCTCCATGATCATCTGTAGTGCCCGTCTGCAGTTCCCCATCCGACCTGCAGTACAACAGATTATTCATTTATCTCAATGGCAATACCAGTCCAGCACCTGGACGAAGAACTGAATCAGGATAGAGTTTCTCTTGTAAGATAGTCTAGACAATGTTGTCAGAGACTCTGGATTAAATGTAGCGATACGGTTTTACAAACTTTGTATACATTTCATATGGCAATCACATTTCATTAGAAAATGTACTGGATCAAACCGGTTCTGACCAGTACAAACTGGTTTTGACcatttaaaacaacatttgaaaacttaaaaaaacaaatcaaaccGGTTTTGACCGGTTCAAACCGGTTCTGaccattataaaaaacaaaacaaaaaacggTTCTGATCAGTTCAAACCAGTtttgaccattaaaaaaaaattacttaaatttttttttttttaaattaaaacaaaaaaaaactggatcAAACCGGTTCCGAACAGTCCAAACTGGTTttgatcattttttttttttttttataacatgATCAAACTGGTTTTgactatttaaatttttttttttaatgttataaactgGATCAGAACCGGTTTTGACCGGTTCAAACTGgttttgaccatttaatttttttttttaattttaaaaactgGATCAAATCAGTTCTGACCAGTTCAAACCGGTtttgaccattaaaaaaaaaatgaaaaaaatgtaacaaattaaacaaaactCACTGAGCAAAAAGACCGTCTCCTCCACATAGTGTCTCTGCTGACAGATTTCCAGGGCCTACAAGAAGATTGCAAACATAATCAGTCTGTATGTCGACAGGATTATATATTCGAGTACAGTGTGATGACAGAGAAAAATATACAGCAGGACCTTTTCCAGTGGACAGTGGATGCTATCTCTGAGGAAGGGCAGCAGGTTGGGCCTGTCATACTCAGCGTACAGACTGATCTGTCTCTCGTGGTACTTCTGACCCTTGTGGTGGTCTCGTTTAAACAGCTTGTGCAGATACTGTCAGAAAGAGAACAGCTAGTGTTAGTTTAGACGTGATGCCCGTTTGGAATATTGCTTTGGGCGTGTTTGATaagctttgcaataaactgggtGACAAAGTGACAAATTGGGAAAAGTGGAGGAGGGAAGAGGTCGGGAAACTTTTTTTGCCCTTTGTGTGATTGTACACCTTTTTCCAGTTACTGCTCGGCATGAGAATTTAAAGGGTTTGATAACTTGCTATCTGTGTTCAGACGGCATAACAACATACTTAAAGCTCAaaacatctccctccatgtaccgaaaatggttaaattgtcactgacaagcccgaatttgcaagtaaatgacacttgtgcaaggttatacaaattaaaaatcaacaattatttttttacgtttgaaaataactcgttcgtttctccgcaccgtctgCCATTTTTCTCGGAGAAAATTTGTGCTGCAATGAACGCTGGGATTGCCACCACTGCGAAGGCAGCATCGGACGCTCACTCGTTCTCGAGTCAAAATAGCTTTGAAATTTGAATtttaccttactagtgagcatgttaaggcatctaggatttcgaacagcctattTCTAgggagcgcgcgtaggatgacgtaaaatgctgtctatgtagagagctccctaggttttcgaacacaccccatatCCTTATTAGGCTTGCTTTAAAGGCTCTCTAGATGTTTTCATTATTTGCATTTGCTGCCTACCACATGCAGCAGTTCAGGTCTGTCCTTTAGCTCCTCCACCACTCTGTCCatctgaggaacaagaagaagagcaAATTCAGATACACATCAGCAAACAGAGTCGGTCTGGTTTTATTCGGAAAACAGAGGGCAGGGAGGTGAACTCACCGATATTTTATCTTCATTATCCAGCAGCATGTCAACCGCTTtctgaaaataacaaaaaataaggcGGATCTTTCAGATCTGGGTGACGATCAATCAATGTTCTGCTCCTGTGCCATCCAAACAATCTAGAAAATTCTAAGCATCCAATCTCTTAACTATGATTTGATTTTTTTAGAGAAACAAATATGAACATTTATGCCAAGTCTGATAAAAGTGTGAATGATCAGTCCAGTAGTTCTGCCACAGTGGGTGCATTTATAAGAAATCTGATTATAATCTGATTATGCTGGTTACATGTGGGGTATTCTATAAATACTGCCCTCCTAccctttctcccctttttctcctgaattTATCGTAGCCAATTTGTTGTCCGCTATTGAGGAGCCCTGattgcctcctccgacctgtgcGCAGTCCttgcggaccccttcttttcgcccatgttttctgcacaggcgcctctatctgcctaccagggtctttacacagtgtttaaagaccccacccacttagtccggtcatcccacccagcagacacggtggccaattattgtctgctgcaggcactgccaattgtgcccgctagatggcgcccagctgaccggaggcagagccgagattcgaaccgagattgtattttaaatacaatgacgataaaagcatttattattcatttatttatgtgctTTAGTAAAGTGATGTTGAGAACCTCATACTTTACTAGGGCAGGGGTAGCTTAGTAGTTAAGttactgattcaagccccaacaccTCCAGTTTGCCAATGTTGgtcccctgaacaaggcccttaactgtcAACTGCTTGCACTGTACTATTACAAGTGTAAGTCGGATGTAAGTTGTGTCTgttaaataccataaatgtaatgtaatcacTTAGTAAGGAATTAGGACCGGAAGCTGTGGGAGCATCTCTAGATTTAAAAAAGGACACTATTCAGCAAGGGTAAATCATGCTAGCCCACTTTccaaggttcgaatctcagcggtgctattggtCGATCAGGTGTGGGAGGTCaccgaacagcctagccattggaagaTCTGAAGAGCATTTGAATGTTTTACCTCCTTGTCAAAGTCCATGAGGAGGACGATTTTATCCTCAATGGAGGAGAAGAGGTTGTGTTTGTGGATGAGCTGGTAGACATCTTTGTGTCTCAGTCTCAGGTAAATCTCCAGAGCTCGGTCATAACGCTGATCATACGTGTACCTAAGAAACATCCCAGATGCACAATGTTCACCACTTGATGCACTTATTCCACTCAACGATTGCTCTGGCAAACATCCTAAATAATAAATCTGTTTACTGTCAGCCATGTATTTTTAGACTTGTATTATGGGTCACCTTTCTGCCACATAACTTCATTAGGCTGTGTTCACAGTATACACGAAAAAACCATGTAAATATGTAcatgtcaaaagtatttggacacctgaccatgagcttgttgggattaccattttaaaaaacaaattgtattaaaatatattgactagggatgtcccgatccgatctcaaagatcgggatcggggccgatcaaggcattttctaactgatcggaatcggctttactaaacccgatcctaatcccgatcttttgttttacatcagcatgtccgctgtgtggaaatagtttgaattggaaagtgaaacaagtccaacagcagtgtaatgtctgcactgtgagtgtttcacgaggcggtaggagcagagctgcgttcattactgtagaattttactattgatatggtgtgtgagtcaaggatcactccggtttacaaaacaacgtagtgatgcactcgtttaataaagaactaaatacacggtatattcacatattgttgggcgcagaacactttattaacttcttctgttacggtaccgaatagcggacagctagagtcaagcacgctatttcatgcattatggaagccccaaagggtcaaaacacactcacttcgcatagaaacgtccatcaaaccactgtcacaatacaagcactttaaaaactggcctttccattttattttggtattcaggttttactgtaatgcttttaagtaactttttttcttatattcaagttaagctgctacacagatttctgttcatttttagtgtatcactgcattaaacagattttttttcttcgaatgtaaagtttaaagtaaaactgtaattatctcactcattttgattgattttgtaaaaatacaaaacattaagcaatagcttggatgcagcatttttccctacagcactgcagagctatttagttgttaaacatatacattggattaatttgaataactgttatgtacttgaagtgtgcactgtgtgaacagtattatccagttcttatctagacaatatctagaaaatacaagtatcggtttgagactcggtatcggatcgggatcaaaattaataatcgggatcggtatcgggaacaaaaaaacgtgatcgggacatccctaatattgacctctatgtgatctttacagctataatagcagctgctcttctgagaaggctcctcacaagactttaaagtatgacTGTGGGAATTGGTGCCTATTTAGTGACgggagcatttgtatggctggactctgatgttggtcaataaagTCTCAATTGATGATCCAAAATGAGAAATGTGCTACTCACAGCTCAGCTAGTGTGGTGAGCAGGATGCTGTTTGTGGGATCCTTCTTCAGGTGGTCCTTCACTGCTTGAACTATAGTCATGTTGTTGTATAGCTCTCCTGGCCACTCGCGGATCAGTGTGGCAAAGCCCTGTTGAAAACAAATATCAAATGAATTGCAGATTGTTTCTGAATAACTTCAACATCAGTTAGaaatgatatttttggttaaatGCCCTGTTTAAGGTGTTTctgccctgtgcccagtgttttcaagtggaactggacctgcgACGACCCTGACCAATTGGGAAATATTTTGCTTTTACTACTGCAGACCTACATTGACCGAGACAAGTTATTAACATGTGAAGAGTCATGCACCGATGTCCCCTGTGCagggctatcaatcagccagcagaggtcgtaactgcagcagttataatGAATCCCAAAAGCCCCTCCTCTCTCGAACTAGCCAATTATTGTCCGTTTAAGCGACCGGTTGGTTGTTAGTAGAGCTGAGCCTAGCTAAGTCTAGTTTTACACActccttttatttaaaaacttatCACAAACATTTCTAGTGgacaaacatatatacaatTTAAAAGTATATGtatgattatattattataacaaataaCACTGATGCTGGAATGGCATTCTGACAACAGACTGGTTCTAAACTCACCTCGTAGTCAGTCGTGAGGAATTCATGTAGGATCATCTCATAAATGGCAGGTCTAAGGCGCAGGTCTCCTCGAGGTAAGTACTGACTGATGGCCTGCAGACACACAGAGGTTTTGGATGAACATGTAACATGATTGTAAGACAAAGTGTAACACAATGGGACAACATCATAACCGCCTTTTAATAAAACAGACGGTGAACATAATGTGTGTCAGTGTGAGATCAGCGATGCCCTCAGGAGCTATGCCCTCAGGAGTATGTAGGTCTGACTTACCTTGAGCTGTTTAAGAGTTTTAAATCGGTACACCTCGTTCTCCCAAAGGTCCATATTCTTCCCCAGCACTTTCTGACACTTTCTGCAAACAGGACAAAAAGTTGCCAAGGGATTTTTCTCATATATCTTACCTTTAAACAGAACAGGAGCTATTATGGTACCTAGCTGCTGTGTTGAAGTCCCGTTTCTCCACCAGGTGATTGATGTAGGCCATTCCAATTTTCTGTACATCCCAAAAcgacaataaaaatacaaccaCTATATTTTACGAAATACTATCATTGCATTAAACACTGTTTGTTAAGCTGTTGCTGAAAAAAACTAGACTGGACAAAAATAAGGAAAATTCAAAAAGACAAATGcagaaattaataataaatggacTCGTATGCTGGGATTCTGAGCTCTGTACCTGAACATCATGTCTTTTGATATTCTTGAAGCTTATCTCTGCTGCCATCAGTGCCTCCTGTAAGACAAAATGAAAACACTGTTAATAACAACATAATAGGGAAGAAACCGGAATCAGTGCATCCCTACTAGAGTTATTTAGGATCAATGTGATTCAGTCAGACCTCATATTTCTTCTTGTCGAGCAGCCAGTCGATGTGGTCATCCTGGTCTCGCTCTTTAGCCACCACAATGTCTTTAGGGCTGATTATGTAGAACAGAGGCTCTCCATCCGCGTGCTCTGTAAACATGACAGAGATTGAAAAATGCCATAATGCAATAAAgcaatacataataaatacgtaatgtaaaacctgtaaaaaaaatattacaataggtgtactgtactactgatCGTATAGTGCATGTATTATTCTTAGTCTGAATACTGCTGGTGGCTAGTGGAGCAatgctggtgcataactaagcaccagaacttgcaaaaattaagcatgAAGCACAGAGGAAAAAAGGCGAGAACGaagcgagcctcccgacaaaacaaagcctatcactcatgtaaacagaaagACGTGCGCCGGCTAGCTGActattactgaactactggtcttggtacgcttctcGAAGGGATTTTAAACAATTGGACCGGgcatttggttttccagatgTCCGTTACATCCGAAATCCGTTGGGtgaaggttccactgtatatgcATATGTTTATGGTTTAGAAGTAATGTCACTATTGCAAAATTAAGTGTCCATTGGATTGTATGTTTTGTCTTTCTGTTGGTTGTGACTACATGTAGTAATACAACAAATCTAAATGTGtagtttccttttttatttttctatgcATGAGTCTTAAGTCCTTGGTTGCTTTATTTAGAGTCTGGTAGTCATGTTACGTAAAACAATAATCAAAGCACATCACTTACTTTTATGCTATGCAGAAAAAACACGGTGTATGTTCCTGGTTTATGCTAAACAGTGGTTTAAAACTCCTAATGACCCctagtggggcggcacggtggctcagtggatagcactgtcgcctcacagcaagaaggacctgggttcgatcaccaggtggggcggtccgggtcctttctgtgcggagtttgcatgttctccccgtgtctgcgtgggtttcctccgggtgctccggtttccttccacagtccaaagacatgcaagagaggtgaattggagatacaaaattgtccatgtctgtgttcgatataaccttgtgaactgatgaatcttgtgtaatgagtaactatcgttcctgtcatgaatgtaaccaaagtgtaaaacatgacgttaaaatcccaataaacaaaacaaacccctaGTGGTGGGAGGAATGGAAAACTGAATGAGGattgtgatagctcagtggttaaggactGAGCTATGTATTAATGGAAAATtgactagttcaagccccatcactgccaattTGCCACAGCTGGGCCtataagcaaggcccttaactctcaattgtttGCATCGTATTCAGTCACAACGTAAAGGAGTtttggcaacgctgagttttgaaccgaggagttcagaatctcgacacTGGTCAACCCATTTTTTGGCTCGCGACACCcagagtttgaaaaaccctgatgtAGACTACGGTTTTAAGCTATAACTGGAAATGCTCTAAATTCCTTTAGGTAATGGCAATAAGCATCGTTTTCTTAACTGCAAATTACCTGAAGACCAAATGCCTATGTTTCAGACACTGTGTATACAATaatatacttttaataaaaGCCCTTTTGAGCAAAGAATTGTGCTTAATTACATTGTTGcttttactgtactgtagtatTAAATCAGTATTCTAAAGAAAGGGTTTAGTCTCAGTACCCAGTCTGTAATCTCTGCACTCGTTCTCTTGAAAGTTGCGGACTGTAAGAGCATCTGATGAAATATCCTCACAGCTCTCAGGCAACGGTTGAATAATGTCCAAACGTGGCCTTGCCCTAAACTCCTcctcctgtaacacacacacacacacacacacacacacaaacacagaaaccAGATTGTGGTTTAGTCTAACATTGTATGGCgtaaaaatgtgaaaacacGTTTAATTAGTGATTTAAAAGACTACTTTTGTTGATATTAATTAAATTCCTTCCAGTGCATATAGACTAatcagccacctccttgtttctacactcactgaccattttattagcttcacttaccatatagaaacactttgtagttctacaattactgactgtagtctatctgtttctctacatactttttaagccagcagtgacactgacatggtggtggtgtgttagtgtgtgttgtgctggtatgagtggatcagacacagcagcgctgctggagttttttaataccgtgtccactcactgtccactctattagacactcctacctagttggtccaccttgtagatgtaaagtcagagacgatcgctcatctattgctgctgtttgagttggtcatcttctagaccttctagaccagtaattgtacagtagaactacaaagtgcttctatatggtaagtggagctaataaaatggacagtgagtgtggaatataaaaataacttaacCATAAATTAAGTACTTTGTTGCAAAGCTATTGTTGGCAAATGAAGCTTTTGCAGCACTGTGGTTCAACTTTGACCCACTTCTTATGGCAAAAAATCTTTACCTTAAGGATTCTTTGATGGGTCACATTGTAAAATTCTCCATAcaattttaaagaaataaaaccctCACATGAATTAAACTAATGTTTGCAAGTCAATACCTATTTAAGGAGTATTCAGTTATTTTGTATTGCTAGTTGTACCATCAACctgtgtttatgtataaaacaaacaaaaaaaaaacctgcagccTAATGACTATAATttctaagaaaaaaatacaaacaccaGCTCAGTAATGCAGAcaggaaaaagagagagaatacAATTGTGCATTAGTTTATACCAATAAAACAGAGTGAGAAGAAGGACTCCTACCATGTGCTCTGAATTCTCTTTCACATAATACAGAGTAACAAGCTGATCAGCTAAAGGAGCCAGTCCACTGATGAAGAACTCGGTCTCAAACGCTGACACTGTAAAAGAGCAGATTAGACAgtgatgtgaaaaagtaattgtctCTTTCAGAATGGAACTTTGCATAAAATCACAACACAATTTGTGGAAAATCATTTCAATTATTTATGAGACATTAAGTAACTGCCCCCTTGGTTCTGCAATCAATCAATCTGTATGTAGAAGCCAGATCAGCAGCTGAGCTGGGGATTCAAAGCCTGGATCCTAGCTGTAGTGGGTGAGCACAATTCTTTTAGGATAGtgatatttgtttgtttgttagtttaacaggattttaatgtcatgttttacacttatggttacattcatgacaggaactgtagttactcatcacacaagattcatcagtactcaaggttatatccaacacaatcttggacaatttagcgtctccaattcacctcacttgcatttctttggactgtgggaggaaacacccggaggaaacccaggcagacacggggagaacatgcaaactccacacagaaaggacccggacaaccccacctggggatcgaacccgggaccttcttgctgtgtggggacagtgctacccacttagccaccgtgccgcccaggatAGTGATGTATGGACTGACAAATTGAAATTGGAAGAATTTTGTACAGTCAGGGTCTTACGTCTGGTGAAAAGCAAATACAGCCGTGCAttgaacatttttattaattctttACAATCACAAACAATAATACAAGCAATCAAAAAGTGAGTAATTACTTTTACCCAGCACTGTATAACTCAGAACAGTCAATAAGATGTAAATATTATGTGTATTGAAAGAAACTGGCAGTGTCTCTATGTGGATTCTagcataaagtaaaaataaaaatgtcatacCGATCTCAACATAACGACTGGGTAGATCACGCATCTCTGTCGGGTCTCGTTCCTTGACAACACAAATCtacataaagaaaatatgaaGATCTTGACGACCGTTTTAAGCTCATCAACATTTCAAAGGTTGAACtttgcagacagacagatcacacTCACCTTGACAGACGATCCCCAGCCAATGATAAGTGTGCTGTTATTTTTCCAGCAGAGGCTGCAGGGGTACATATCAGGCCTCAAACTGATGTTGTCCCGTAACACGTTAGTGATGCGCTGCTTAGTGCTGATGTCGTAGATTTTCACGCCCTGTTCCAGAAGAAAATCATGACTTTATCAAGACTCACATGACACTATATGGCAAAAATATTTAGACACTTGAGAATGAGCTTGTGggacattacatttaaaaaaataaatggtattaaaatacagtgctttctgtgtggtctTTTCAGCTACAGGAACAGCCTGGCTTCTCATAGGACTGTcaggtatgtctgtgggaatttgtgcctttttagtcaaaagagcatttgtacagCTGGGCA
Protein-coding regions in this window:
- the vps41 gene encoding vacuolar protein sorting-associated protein 41 homolog; this translates as MSEVGEQARKPNEESTDESEEEDSEEEPKLKYERLANGVTDVLQKDAASCMTVHDKFLALGTHFGKVFLLDIQGNITQKYEISSVKINQISLDESGEHVGICSEDGKVQVFGLYTREGFHENFDCPIKVVAVHPQFSKSNNKQFVTGGIKLLLYERNWLNRWKMSVLHEGEGTITNVKWRANLIAWANNVGVKIYDISTKQRITNVLRDNISLRPDMYPCSLCWKNNSTLIIGWGSSVKICVVKERDPTEMRDLPSRYVEIVSAFETEFFISGLAPLADQLVTLYYVKENSEHMEEEFRARPRLDIIQPLPESCEDISSDALTVRNFQENECRDYRLEHADGEPLFYIISPKDIVVAKERDQDDHIDWLLDKKKYEEALMAAEISFKNIKRHDVQKIGMAYINHLVEKRDFNTAARKCQKVLGKNMDLWENEVYRFKTLKQLKAISQYLPRGDLRLRPAIYEMILHEFLTTDYEGFATLIREWPGELYNNMTIVQAVKDHLKKDPTNSILLTTLAELYTYDQRYDRALEIYLRLRHKDVYQLIHKHNLFSSIEDKIVLLMDFDKEKAVDMLLDNEDKISMDRVVEELKDRPELLHVYLHKLFKRDHHKGQKYHERQISLYAEYDRPNLLPFLRDSIHCPLEKALEICQQRHYVEETVFLLSRMGNCRRALQMIMEELGDVKKAIEFAKEQDDAELWEDLISYSIDKPPFITGLLNNIGTHVDPILLIHRIKEGMEIPNLRDSLVKILQDYNLQILLREGCKKILVADSLSLLQKMHRTQMRGVRVDEENICEACHVTILPSDTAQAFSVVVFQCRHMFHKECLPSSGTVPGVQYCNICSAKRRGPGSGILEMKK